cggttcactggtatggagttatctgggtgcgataattcaatcaaaccaaaagccgtttgtaagaaaattaaaccaattagataatatggtagatagggaacaaactgtctccagacgttcttaacccagctcacgtattacatctgacggtgaactagcgttcctaactgaatcttgttcaataacaagggagtaatgagccgacatggaggtgctgatacaatccgaggattagaactcccaatattatctgacctgttatccccggcgtaccttacgaccgttatatgatttagagatagaatgtaatgtggattaatatccacatggtttctacaaagtgtagatataaaatagtgaatggttctgtaaagatcttgcataacatacctttagatttgcttagcattatagagcttgtaggcatgtaagtaactaaagaactatagatactttgagtgaagaatacaaggatagctccaacaataacatggctaaaatgtataccagttaagatgaaaagtccattaccaaatgcattatcattaatataaagagatagtcctaagtattccgtacagactaacattaagaaggcgactaccaaagtgaatgtcatgatattcgtacagcttgtatacaaatgttggtttttcaaatatacgctggataccactatacttaatgcacttaacatgatggtcatgaaaagcacaagagaacttggatccggtaaacaaagaccttcaagatctaaccagtagtccaactcgtagtatatactcccagaaaaagcag
Above is a genomic segment from Besnoitia besnoiti strain Bb-Ger1 chromosome Unknown contig00100, whole genome shotgun sequence containing:
- a CDS encoding cytochrome c oxidase subunit iii subfamily protein (encoded by transcript BESB_015570) — translated: MTIMLSALSIVVSSVYLKNQHLYTSCTNIMTFTLVVAFLMLVCTEYLGLSLYINDNAFGNGLFILTGIHFSHVIVGAILVFFTQSIYSSLVTYMPTSSIMLSKSKGMLCKIFTEPFTILYLHFVETMWILIHITFYL